In the genome of Xyrauchen texanus isolate HMW12.3.18 chromosome 33, RBS_HiC_50CHRs, whole genome shotgun sequence, one region contains:
- the LOC127627194 gene encoding APOBEC1 complementation factor-like isoform X3: protein METNQKCGDGLAGMQKETALRSLIQRTGYHIHQENGQRRYGGPPPGWEGTPPERGSEIFVGKLPRDLFEDELVPLCEKFGKIYEVRMMMDFNGNNRGYAFVTFTTKQEAKNAMKQLNNYEIRNGRLLGVCASVDNCRLFVGGIPKTKKREEILAEMKKVTDGVVDVIVYPSAADKAKNRGFAFVEYESHRAAAMARRKLLPGRIQLWGHAIAVDWAEPEVEVDEDTMATVKILYVRNLMLATTEENIEKEFNSIKPGSVERVKKIRDYAFVHFSLREDAVNAMNALNGKVIDGSPIEVTLAKPVDKDSYVRYTRGTGGRGGTLLQGDYAYTVGQMYDPSAAYLGAPIFYAPHAYATIPNQFRFPTTKGHISARGLVCSPSVREIYMNVPVGAAGVRGLGGRGYLAYAGVGRGCATYQLKTDKRPDDKLYDLLPGMELTPMNPVTLKPQGIKHAPQILEDICQKNNWGQPVYQLHSAIGPDQRQLFLYKVTIPALATQYPNIHPFTPTKLCTSMDEAKLHAAEHTLQILGLQTEGADASTAATVAAAFPGM, encoded by the exons ATGGAAACCAATCAAAAATGCGGGGATGGACTGGCTGGCATGCAGAAAGAGACTGCATTGCGCTCTCTGATCCAGCGCACAGGATATCACATACACCAG GAAAATGGACAGAGGAGATATGGTGGTCCACCTCCTGGCTGGGAAGGAACTCCTCCAGAGAGAGGCAGTGAGATTTTTGTGGGAAAGCTTCCTCGAGACCTCTTTGAGGATGAACTAGTGCCACTCTGTGAAAAA TTTGGCAAAATTTACGAGGTACGGATGATGATGGATTTTAATGGCAATAATCGAGGCTACGCATTTGTGACCTTTACCACAAAACAAGAGGCTAAGAATGCCATGAAACAGCTCAACAACTATGAAATCAG GAATGGGAGACTTCTGGGCGTGTGTGCAAGTGTTGACAACTGCCGTTTATTTGTTGGTGGCATCCCAAAAACCAAAAAGAGGGAAGAGATCCTGGCAGAGATGAAGAAGGTGACGGATGGTGTGGTGGATGTAATCGTTTATCCAAGTGCTGCTGATAAGGCCAAGAACCGAGGCTTTGCATTCGTGGAGTATGAAAGCCACCGAGCTGCTGCCATGGCCAGGAGGAAACTGCTGCCAG GGAGAATTCAGCTCTGGGGTCATGCTATTGCAGTTGACTGGGCAGAACCTGAAGTAGAGGTAGATGAAGACACAATGGCCACAGTAAAAATTCTTTATGTTCGTAATCTGATGTTGGCCACCACAGAAGAGAACATTGAGAAAGAGTTCAACAGCATCAAACCTG GTTCTGTTGAAAGGGTTAAGAAGATCAGAGATTATGCTTTTGTTCATTTCTCTCTGAGAGAGGATGCCGTCAACGCCATGAATGCATTGAATGGAAAA GTCATtgatggttctcccattgaagtcACGCTAGCCAAACCTGTGGATAAGGACAGTTATGTTCGGTATACCCGAGGCACAGGGGGCCGCGGAGGTACTCTGCTCCAAGGCGACTATGCTTACACAGTGGGGCAGATGTATGACCCTTCAGCTGCCTACCTTGGTGCACCCATATTCTACGCTCCCCATGCATACGCCACTATCCCAAATCAATTCCGCTTTCCCACTACCAAAGGGCACATAAGTGCCAGAGGGCTGGTGTGCTCGCCCTCTGTTAGAG AAATTTACATGAATGTACCTGTAGGGGCAGCAGGTGTACGTGGTTTGGGCGGCCGAGGATACCTCGCCTATGCAGGTGTGGGTCGTGGCTGCGCCACGTACCAACTCAAGACAGACAAACGCCCCGACGACAAACTCTATGACCTTCTTCCTGGCATGGAGCTCACACCCATGAACCCTGTCACCCTCAAGCCCCAAGGCATCAAACACGCCCCACAG ATCCTGGAAGACATTTGCCAAAAGAATAACTGGGGGCAACCTGTTTACCAGCTTCACTCTGCTATTGGACCAGATCAGAGGCAACTTTTCCTTTACAAAGTCACCATCCCTGCTCTGGCAACACAGTATCCAAATAT